The proteins below are encoded in one region of Methanosarcina barkeri 3:
- a CDS encoding cupin domain-containing protein produces MKVVEMKSSPEKPNPHNVSVRTLYDTEHAQAVHIELKPGETLKKHITPTDVFFYILEGKGIVEIGDEQQEVIRDTLIESPAKVPHRLLNPGDGVFRVLVVKVPRQTESTRLL; encoded by the coding sequence GTGAAAGTCGTTGAGATGAAATCTTCACCTGAAAAACCAAATCCTCACAATGTAAGCGTTCGGACTCTTTATGATACAGAACATGCCCAAGCAGTACACATAGAACTCAAGCCAGGAGAAACCTTAAAAAAGCATATCACTCCAACAGATGTCTTTTTCTATATTCTTGAGGGAAAAGGTATTGTTGAGATTGGGGATGAACAACAGGAGGTCATTAGGGATACGTTAATTGAAAGTCCTGCAAAAGTTCCCCACCGCCTTTTGAATCCCGGAGATGGAGTCTTTAGAGTACTTGTTGTTAAAGTCCCGAGGCAAACTGAATCCACACGTTTGCTGTAA
- a CDS encoding zeta toxin family protein: MKIAVCGKGGSGKSTISALLAKEMAKNKNVLVLDTDESNYGLHSQLGMAAPKDLMEYFGGKTGFKEKQRAAPKKTQFWGLAANGSTSGQPAQQSRFFNKRWSFSDLPPEFVEEKAGVKLMAVGKIHNFGEGCACPMGILTREFLENLDLGKNDIVIVDTEAGTEHFGRGVDKDFDLILVVIDPSYESLRLSKKFDEFGSQCGCRVYFVLNKVEPDIKEEMLASVNCVNVVAEIPERREIFKASLKGEELDFELDEIKKLADFLEKS, encoded by the coding sequence ATGAAAATAGCAGTGTGCGGAAAAGGAGGAAGCGGAAAGAGTACGATTTCGGCGCTCCTGGCAAAGGAAATGGCAAAAAATAAAAACGTGCTTGTGCTCGATACTGATGAGTCCAATTACGGGCTGCACAGCCAGCTAGGAATGGCAGCTCCCAAGGACCTTATGGAGTACTTCGGAGGAAAAACAGGCTTTAAGGAAAAACAAAGGGCTGCTCCTAAAAAAACTCAGTTCTGGGGGCTTGCAGCTAATGGGAGTACTTCAGGTCAGCCAGCGCAGCAGTCACGCTTTTTTAATAAGAGATGGAGTTTTTCCGACCTTCCACCGGAGTTTGTGGAGGAAAAAGCCGGAGTCAAGCTGATGGCAGTTGGTAAAATTCATAATTTCGGAGAGGGCTGCGCCTGTCCAATGGGAATTTTGACAAGGGAATTTCTTGAAAACCTTGACCTGGGTAAAAATGATATCGTAATCGTGGATACGGAAGCGGGTACCGAGCATTTTGGGCGTGGAGTTGATAAAGACTTCGACCTGATTCTCGTTGTTATTGATCCTTCCTATGAGTCACTCAGGCTTTCAAAAAAATTTGATGAATTTGGTTCTCAGTGCGGATGCAGGGTTTACTTTGTGCTTAATAAGGTTGAACCGGATATAAAGGAAGAGATGCTGGCGTCGGTAAATTGCGTGAATGTCGTAGCTGAAATTCCGGAAAGAAGAGAAATATTTAAAGCGTCCCTTAAAGGCGAAGAACTTGATTTCGAGCTGGACGAAATCAAAAAGCTTGCGGACTTTCTTGAAAAAAGTTAA
- a CDS encoding 4Fe-4S binding protein has product MSEKKIDESLLKSKGFLPQRQENMVSMRVRATGGRIDAEKLRAIADAAEKYGHGYIHITSRQGIEIPFVKLEEAEEASSELEKKGVLRGSSGKRVRAVVACQGNEVCRFGLIDCQQIANRITEKYVGETVPKKLKIAVTGCPSACVKPQDTDFGVMGTTKPQLISENCVGCKRCEKACKMEAIKVLDDKASIDREKCILCGLCIAACRKDALRAEKTGCTIFVGGKLGRKPGHGTKLLELADEGQLFSILEKTFEYYRREGLDGERLGDLFDRLGFEKYRKEVLP; this is encoded by the coding sequence ATGAGTGAGAAAAAAATAGATGAGTCTTTACTCAAAAGTAAAGGATTTCTGCCTCAGAGGCAGGAAAACATGGTTTCAATGCGGGTTAGAGCTACTGGTGGCAGGATTGACGCAGAAAAGCTGCGTGCAATTGCTGATGCTGCCGAGAAATACGGACATGGATATATCCACATAACTTCAAGGCAGGGAATTGAGATTCCTTTTGTCAAACTCGAAGAGGCTGAAGAAGCAAGTTCTGAACTTGAGAAGAAGGGAGTTTTGAGAGGCTCGTCTGGAAAGCGAGTAAGAGCAGTAGTTGCCTGCCAGGGAAATGAGGTTTGCAGGTTTGGGTTGATCGACTGCCAGCAAATAGCAAACAGGATAACTGAAAAATATGTAGGAGAAACTGTTCCCAAAAAACTCAAGATTGCAGTAACTGGCTGTCCATCGGCTTGCGTAAAACCCCAGGATACCGATTTTGGAGTAATGGGTACGACAAAACCACAACTTATCTCAGAAAACTGTGTTGGCTGCAAGCGCTGTGAAAAAGCATGTAAAATGGAAGCAATAAAGGTTCTCGATGATAAAGCCAGCATAGATAGGGAAAAGTGCATCCTTTGCGGGTTATGTATAGCAGCCTGCAGGAAAGATGCGCTGAGGGCGGAAAAAACCGGATGCACAATCTTTGTCGGAGGTAAGCTGGGAAGGAAGCCTGGGCATGGGACAAAGCTTCTTGAACTTGCTGACGAGGGGCAGCTATTTTCGATTCTAGAAAAAACCTTTGAGTATTACAGGAGAGAAGGCCTTGACGGAGAAAGGTTAGGAGATCTCTTTGACAGGCTGGGATTTGAAAAATACAGGAAAGAAGTTCTTCCCTGA
- the hcp gene encoding hydroxylamine reductase: MFCNQCQETFKSIGCTKNGVCGKKGEVADLQDRLIYVLKSISFYNLKARDAGLNEEATDRFILDGFFATLTNTNFDKKEIESYIKKGFELRDSIKTKLPSGITDAEKDLPAVATVTPENIGSLDVAVHSTADEDIRSLRELLTYGMKGMAAYAHHAYILGYKDEAIFEFIEKGLVATTDDSLGVEALTGLVLECGQKGVLTLALLDKANTETYGNPEPTVVNIGVRDRPGILISGHDLRDLEQLLEQTKGTGIDIYTHGEMLPANSYPAFKKYDNFVGNYGNAWWRQNEEFEKFNGPILLTTNCIIPPRESYRNRIYTTGVVGFEGLTHIYEKEDGTKDFTPLIEQAKMSNPPEQLESGTIVGGFAHEAALSVADKIIDAVKSGAISRFIVMAGCDGRHKERAYYTDFAKALPKDTVILTAGCAKYRYNKLDLGDIGGIPRVIDAGQCNDSYSLVVIAQKLAEAFGLKDINDLPVSYNIAWYEQKAVLVLLALLSLGVKNITLGPTLPACVSPNVLKVLVDNFNIRANTTVEADMKVLLNQA; encoded by the coding sequence ATGTTTTGTAATCAATGTCAAGAAACTTTTAAGTCAATAGGTTGCACGAAAAATGGAGTATGCGGCAAGAAAGGGGAAGTTGCAGATCTTCAGGACAGATTAATCTATGTTCTCAAAAGCATCTCTTTTTATAATCTTAAAGCAAGGGATGCAGGTCTAAATGAAGAAGCAACAGATCGTTTTATTCTTGACGGCTTCTTTGCCACTCTCACTAACACTAATTTTGACAAGAAGGAAATAGAATCCTATATAAAGAAAGGATTTGAGCTCAGAGACAGCATTAAGACAAAGCTTCCTTCAGGAATAACAGATGCCGAAAAAGACCTGCCTGCAGTGGCTACAGTTACCCCTGAAAACATAGGAAGTTTGGATGTTGCTGTTCACTCAACTGCAGATGAAGATATCCGATCCCTTAGAGAACTTCTGACCTATGGAATGAAGGGAATGGCCGCTTATGCACACCATGCCTATATTCTGGGATATAAAGATGAAGCAATCTTTGAGTTTATAGAAAAAGGACTGGTTGCAACAACAGACGATAGCTTAGGAGTAGAAGCTCTCACAGGCCTTGTCCTGGAGTGTGGCCAGAAAGGTGTCTTAACTCTTGCTCTACTTGACAAAGCAAATACAGAAACATATGGAAACCCTGAACCAACAGTAGTTAACATAGGCGTAAGAGACCGGCCAGGAATCCTTATCAGTGGGCACGACCTGCGAGATCTCGAACAGCTCCTTGAACAAACGAAAGGCACAGGAATTGATATTTATACCCACGGCGAGATGCTGCCTGCAAACTCTTATCCTGCCTTTAAGAAATATGACAATTTTGTAGGTAATTACGGAAATGCCTGGTGGAGGCAAAATGAAGAGTTCGAAAAGTTCAACGGCCCCATCCTGCTAACAACAAACTGCATAATCCCTCCAAGAGAGTCATACAGAAACAGGATCTATACTACAGGAGTAGTTGGCTTTGAAGGGCTTACCCATATATACGAAAAAGAAGATGGCACAAAGGACTTTACTCCTCTTATAGAACAGGCAAAAATGAGCAATCCTCCCGAGCAACTGGAAAGTGGAACAATAGTTGGAGGTTTCGCACATGAAGCAGCCCTTTCTGTTGCAGATAAGATAATAGATGCCGTAAAAAGTGGAGCAATCAGCAGGTTTATAGTTATGGCAGGCTGTGACGGCAGACATAAGGAAAGAGCTTACTATACAGATTTTGCAAAAGCCCTGCCAAAAGACACAGTAATCCTGACAGCCGGCTGTGCAAAATACCGCTACAACAAACTGGATCTTGGAGATATAGGAGGAATCCCAAGAGTAATCGATGCAGGTCAGTGTAATGACTCATACTCTCTTGTAGTAATAGCCCAGAAACTTGCAGAAGCTTTCGGTCTCAAGGACATAAATGATCTCCCTGTTTCCTACAATATAGCATGGTATGAGCAAAAAGCCGTGCTTGTTCTGCTTGCCCTTCTGAGTCTTGGAGTAAAGAACATCACCCTAGGCCCAACACTTCCGGCTTGTGTATCTCCAAACGTTCTTAAAGTGCTGGTTGATAATTTCAATATCAGAGCAAACACAACCGTTGAAGCAGATATGAAAGTGCTTCTGAATCAAGCGTGA
- a CDS encoding ester cyclase — protein MSTEENKAIVRRFFEEGPSKGNLNIADELLSSDFTLHVPLPVSSGINGIKEVITSCRAAFEHLNVTIEDMIAEGDNVAARFTAHGIHKGDFMGLPITGKPITMTGIEVFRIKDGKIVELWGEANLLGLMQQLRNFSSPGSQG, from the coding sequence ATGTCTACAGAAGAGAATAAAGCAATAGTCCGTCGATTCTTTGAGGAAGGGCCCTCTAAAGGAAATCTAAATATTGCTGATGAACTGCTATCATCTGATTTCACTCTTCATGTTCCTCTTCCTGTATCTTCAGGAATCAATGGAATAAAAGAAGTAATCACCTCATGCAGAGCAGCCTTCGAGCATCTTAATGTTACAATAGAAGATATGATTGCCGAAGGAGATAATGTGGCTGCTCGCTTCACAGCCCATGGTATACATAAAGGCGATTTTATGGGTCTGCCAATCACAGGAAAACCAATAACTATGACTGGTATAGAGGTCTTCCGTATTAAGGATGGTAAGATTGTCGAGTTGTGGGGTGAGGCTAACCTTCTCGGCCTGATGCAACAGTTAAGGAATTTTTCTTCACCTGGGAGCCAGGGTTAA